A portion of the Thunnus albacares chromosome 5, fThuAlb1.1, whole genome shotgun sequence genome contains these proteins:
- the csf1b gene encoding macrophage colony-stimulating factor 1b isoform X2: protein MCVTEESGTCFPLSNTYQMTILVSTLIQSKAKLQVKCLCVLMFLSFPLTMAEVPGPCRHSITREHLLTVGHLMDNQLRSGCSITYTFIEQRSLSKCCFVKAALPWILELLTTHFKYSRGSVNDGYVQSLRALILNIYSQKCVPQINEEVEDKPESFEMLYRGSPSEALQRASEVLSVYWELVTTSDTPVDWRCQHEYTEVFGSTTELSTESPTQHFTDSYGRKSVKASQRRPVRDLYKLGFIIASICGGLLFILTLYCLITQKKTHIHHRSRSYTNTRDPQDIEMEPQ from the exons atgtgtgtgacagaggagTCTGGTACGTGTTTTCCATTGTCAAACACGTACCAGATGACCATCCTTGTGTCAACCCTGATTCAGAGCAAAGCTAAG TTGCAGgttaagtgtctgtgtgtgcttaTGTTCCTGAGCTTCCCTCTGACTATGGCTGAGGTCCCTGGTCCATGCAGACACTCCATCACTAGGGAGCACCTGCTGACAGTCGGGCATCTG ATGGATAACCAGTTGAGAAGTGGGTGCTCGATAACCTACACATTCATAGAACAGAGAAGTTTG AGCAAATGTTGCTTTGTAAAAGCTGCTTTACCCTGGATCCTGGAGCTCCTCACCACCCACTTCAAATATAGCAGAGGTTCAGTCAATGATGGCTACGTTCAGTCCTTGAGAGCTCTCATCCTTAACATCTACTCTCAGAAATGTGTGCCTCAGATTAATGAAGAGGTTGAG GATAAGCCAGAGAGTTTCGAAATGCTCTACAGAGGGTCTCCTTCAGAGGCCCTGCAGAGGGCTTCAGAGGTACTGTCTGTTTACTGGGAGCTGGTTACGACGAGCGACACACCAGTAGACTGGAGATGCCAACATGAATACACAGAAGTCTTTGGCTCTACTACAGAGCTATCCACAGAGTCACCAACACAACACTTTACAG ACAGTTATGGTAGGAAGTCAGTGAAGGCCTCTCAAAGAAGACCGGTCAGAGACCTGTACAAGCTCGGCTTCATCATCGCCTCCATCTGCGGAGGACTGCTGTTCATACTCACTCTCTACTGTCTCATCACACAAAAG AAAACCCACATTCATCACAGATCAAGATCATATACAAACACAAG AGACCCGCAGGACATAGAGATGGAGCCACAATAA
- the csf1b gene encoding macrophage colony-stimulating factor 1b isoform X4 translates to MCVTEESGTCFPLSNTYQMTILVSTLIQSKAKVKCLCVLMFLSFPLTMAEVPGPCRHSITREHLLTVGHLMDNQLRSGCSITYTFIEQRSLSKCCFVKAALPWILELLTTHFKYSRGSVNDGYVQSLRALILNIYSQKCVPQINEEVEDKPESFEMLYRGSPSEALQRASEVLSVYWELVTTSDTPVDWRCQHEYTEVFGSTTELSTESPTQHFTDSYGRKSVKASQRRPVRDLYKLGFIIASICGGLLFILTLYCLITQKKTHIHHRSRSYTNTRDPQDIEMEPQ, encoded by the exons atgtgtgtgacagaggagTCTGGTACGTGTTTTCCATTGTCAAACACGTACCAGATGACCATCCTTGTGTCAACCCTGATTCAGAGCAAAGCTAAG gttaagtgtctgtgtgtgcttaTGTTCCTGAGCTTCCCTCTGACTATGGCTGAGGTCCCTGGTCCATGCAGACACTCCATCACTAGGGAGCACCTGCTGACAGTCGGGCATCTG ATGGATAACCAGTTGAGAAGTGGGTGCTCGATAACCTACACATTCATAGAACAGAGAAGTTTG AGCAAATGTTGCTTTGTAAAAGCTGCTTTACCCTGGATCCTGGAGCTCCTCACCACCCACTTCAAATATAGCAGAGGTTCAGTCAATGATGGCTACGTTCAGTCCTTGAGAGCTCTCATCCTTAACATCTACTCTCAGAAATGTGTGCCTCAGATTAATGAAGAGGTTGAG GATAAGCCAGAGAGTTTCGAAATGCTCTACAGAGGGTCTCCTTCAGAGGCCCTGCAGAGGGCTTCAGAGGTACTGTCTGTTTACTGGGAGCTGGTTACGACGAGCGACACACCAGTAGACTGGAGATGCCAACATGAATACACAGAAGTCTTTGGCTCTACTACAGAGCTATCCACAGAGTCACCAACACAACACTTTACAG ACAGTTATGGTAGGAAGTCAGTGAAGGCCTCTCAAAGAAGACCGGTCAGAGACCTGTACAAGCTCGGCTTCATCATCGCCTCCATCTGCGGAGGACTGCTGTTCATACTCACTCTCTACTGTCTCATCACACAAAAG AAAACCCACATTCATCACAGATCAAGATCATATACAAACACAAG AGACCCGCAGGACATAGAGATGGAGCCACAATAA
- the ren gene encoding renin, with protein MAALMNYWMCLAALSLTVTTSHTLRRITLKKMPSIRETLQEMGVSVEQVLSELAQKSTGDTNNGTVPTPLTNYLDTQYFGEISIGSPAQMFNVVFDTGSANLWVPSQSCSPFSTACFTHNRYDASQSRTYVENGTGFSIQYASGNVRGFLSEDVVVVGDIPVVQVFAEATSLSAMPFIFAKFDGVLGMGYPNVAIDGITPVFDRIMSQHVLKEEVFSVYYSRDPKHSPGGELVLGGTDPNYYTGNFNYMDTRETGKWEVTMKGVSVGTEMVFCVEGCTAVIDTGSSYITGPASSVSLLMKTIGAQLDESGYKVNCDTVKTLPSITFHLGGQEYSLTQEDYILWQSQMEGDVCTVTFRGLDVPPPTGPIWILGANFIARYYTEFDRRNNRIGFATAV; from the exons ATGGCCGCACTGATGAATTATTGGATGTGTTTGGCTGCTCTGTCGCTGACAGTGACCACGAGCCACACTTTGCGAAG GATCACGCTGAAGAAGATGCCATCTATCAGAGAGACACTGCAGGAGATGGGCGTTTCTGTGGAGCAGGTGTTGAGTGAGCTGGCCCAGAAGAGCACAGGCGACACCAACAACGGGACTGTTCCCACACCTCTAACCAACTACTTGGAT ACACAGTACTTTGGTGAAATCAGTATCGGCTCTCCAGCCCAGATGTTCAACGTGGTGTTTGACACAGGCTCAGCCAACCTGTGGGTGCCCTCGCAGAGCTGCTCTCCTTTCTCCACTGCCTGCT TCACTCACAACAGGTATGATGCCTCCCAATCTCGGACGTACGTCGAGAACGGAACAGGGTTTTCCATCCAGTACGCCTCTGGAAATGTCAGGGGATTTCTGAGCGAGGATGTGGTCGTG GTTGGTGATATCCCTGTGGTTCAAGTGTTTGCTGAGGCCACCTCACTGTCTGCCATGCCCTTCATCTTTGCCAAGTTTGATGGAGTCCTGGGGATGGGCTACCCTAACGTGGCCATCGATGGCATCACTCCGGTGTTTGACCGCATCATGTCCCAGCATGTCCTCAAGGAGGAGGTGTTCTCTGTCTACTACAGCAG gGATCCAAAACACTCCCCAGGTGGAGAGCTGGTGCTGGGCGGCACTGACCCAAACTACTACACCGGAAACTTCAATTACATGGACACCAGAGAGACGGGCAAATGGGAAGTTACCATGAAAGG CGTTTCTGTGGGGACGGAGATGGTGTTTTGTGTGGAGGGCTGCACAGCTGTGATAGACACCGGCTCCTCCTACATCACAGGCCCGGCCTCCTCTGTGTCTTTGCTGATGAAAACCATTGGAGCACAGCTGGATGAAAGTGGA TACAAAGTCAATTGTGACACTGTGAAGACACTGCCCAGTATCACTTTCCACCTGGGTGGCCAGGAGTATTCACTCACTCAGGAGGATTATATCTTATGG CAATCACAGATGGAAGGGGATGTCTGCACTGTCACCTTCAGGGGCTTGGATGTGCCACCACCTACAGGTCCCATCTGGATTTTGGGAGCCAACTTCATCGCCCGCTACTATACAGAGTTTGACCGTCGCAATAATCGAATAGGCTTTGCCACAGCAGTCTGA
- the csf1b gene encoding macrophage colony-stimulating factor 1b isoform X3 — protein MCVTEESGTCFPLSNTYQMTILVSTLIQSKAKVKCLCVLMFLSFPLTMAEVPGPCRHSITREHLLTVGHLMDNQLRSGCSITYTFIEQRSLSKCCFVKAALPWILELLTTHFKYSRGSVNDGYVQSLRALILNIYSQKCVPQINEEVEDKPESFEMLYRGSPSEALQRASEVLSVYWELVTTSDTPVDWRCQHEYTEVFGSTTELSTESPTQHFTDSYGRKSVKASQRRPVRDLYKLGFIIASICGGLLFILTLYCLITQKKTHIHHRSRSYTNTSRDPQDIEMEPQ, from the exons atgtgtgtgacagaggagTCTGGTACGTGTTTTCCATTGTCAAACACGTACCAGATGACCATCCTTGTGTCAACCCTGATTCAGAGCAAAGCTAAG gttaagtgtctgtgtgtgcttaTGTTCCTGAGCTTCCCTCTGACTATGGCTGAGGTCCCTGGTCCATGCAGACACTCCATCACTAGGGAGCACCTGCTGACAGTCGGGCATCTG ATGGATAACCAGTTGAGAAGTGGGTGCTCGATAACCTACACATTCATAGAACAGAGAAGTTTG AGCAAATGTTGCTTTGTAAAAGCTGCTTTACCCTGGATCCTGGAGCTCCTCACCACCCACTTCAAATATAGCAGAGGTTCAGTCAATGATGGCTACGTTCAGTCCTTGAGAGCTCTCATCCTTAACATCTACTCTCAGAAATGTGTGCCTCAGATTAATGAAGAGGTTGAG GATAAGCCAGAGAGTTTCGAAATGCTCTACAGAGGGTCTCCTTCAGAGGCCCTGCAGAGGGCTTCAGAGGTACTGTCTGTTTACTGGGAGCTGGTTACGACGAGCGACACACCAGTAGACTGGAGATGCCAACATGAATACACAGAAGTCTTTGGCTCTACTACAGAGCTATCCACAGAGTCACCAACACAACACTTTACAG ACAGTTATGGTAGGAAGTCAGTGAAGGCCTCTCAAAGAAGACCGGTCAGAGACCTGTACAAGCTCGGCTTCATCATCGCCTCCATCTGCGGAGGACTGCTGTTCATACTCACTCTCTACTGTCTCATCACACAAAAG AAAACCCACATTCATCACAGATCAAGATCATATACAAACACAAG CAGAGACCCGCAGGACATAGAGATGGAGCCACAATAA
- the csf1b gene encoding macrophage colony-stimulating factor 1b isoform X5, protein MCVTEESGTCFPLSNTYQMTILVSTLIQSKAKLQVKCLCVLMFLSFPLTMAEVPGPCRHSITREHLLTVGHLMDNQLRSGCSITYTFIEQRSLSKCCFVKAALPWILELLTTHFKYSRGSVNDGYVQSLRALILNIYSQKCVPQINEEVEDKPESFEMLYRGSPSEALQRASEVLSVYWELVTTSDTPVDWRCQHEYTEVFGSTTELSTESPTQHFTDSYGRKSVKASQRRPVRDLYKLGFIIASICGGLLFILTLYCLITQKKTHIHHRSRSYTNTRQ, encoded by the exons atgtgtgtgacagaggagTCTGGTACGTGTTTTCCATTGTCAAACACGTACCAGATGACCATCCTTGTGTCAACCCTGATTCAGAGCAAAGCTAAG TTGCAGgttaagtgtctgtgtgtgcttaTGTTCCTGAGCTTCCCTCTGACTATGGCTGAGGTCCCTGGTCCATGCAGACACTCCATCACTAGGGAGCACCTGCTGACAGTCGGGCATCTG ATGGATAACCAGTTGAGAAGTGGGTGCTCGATAACCTACACATTCATAGAACAGAGAAGTTTG AGCAAATGTTGCTTTGTAAAAGCTGCTTTACCCTGGATCCTGGAGCTCCTCACCACCCACTTCAAATATAGCAGAGGTTCAGTCAATGATGGCTACGTTCAGTCCTTGAGAGCTCTCATCCTTAACATCTACTCTCAGAAATGTGTGCCTCAGATTAATGAAGAGGTTGAG GATAAGCCAGAGAGTTTCGAAATGCTCTACAGAGGGTCTCCTTCAGAGGCCCTGCAGAGGGCTTCAGAGGTACTGTCTGTTTACTGGGAGCTGGTTACGACGAGCGACACACCAGTAGACTGGAGATGCCAACATGAATACACAGAAGTCTTTGGCTCTACTACAGAGCTATCCACAGAGTCACCAACACAACACTTTACAG ACAGTTATGGTAGGAAGTCAGTGAAGGCCTCTCAAAGAAGACCGGTCAGAGACCTGTACAAGCTCGGCTTCATCATCGCCTCCATCTGCGGAGGACTGCTGTTCATACTCACTCTCTACTGTCTCATCACACAAAAG AAAACCCACATTCATCACAGATCAAGATCATATACAAACACAAG GCAGTAA
- the csf1b gene encoding macrophage colony-stimulating factor 1b isoform X6, with product MFLSFPLTMAEVPGPCRHSITREHLLTVGHLMDNQLRSGCSITYTFIEQRSLSKCCFVKAALPWILELLTTHFKYSRGSVNDGYVQSLRALILNIYSQKCVPQINEEVEDKPESFEMLYRGSPSEALQRASEVLSVYWELVTTSDTPVDWRCQHEYTEVFGSTTELSTESPTQHFTDSYGRKSVKASQRRPVRDLYKLGFIIASICGGLLFILTLYCLITQKKTHIHHRSRSYTNTSRDPQDIEMEPQ from the exons aTGTTCCTGAGCTTCCCTCTGACTATGGCTGAGGTCCCTGGTCCATGCAGACACTCCATCACTAGGGAGCACCTGCTGACAGTCGGGCATCTG ATGGATAACCAGTTGAGAAGTGGGTGCTCGATAACCTACACATTCATAGAACAGAGAAGTTTG AGCAAATGTTGCTTTGTAAAAGCTGCTTTACCCTGGATCCTGGAGCTCCTCACCACCCACTTCAAATATAGCAGAGGTTCAGTCAATGATGGCTACGTTCAGTCCTTGAGAGCTCTCATCCTTAACATCTACTCTCAGAAATGTGTGCCTCAGATTAATGAAGAGGTTGAG GATAAGCCAGAGAGTTTCGAAATGCTCTACAGAGGGTCTCCTTCAGAGGCCCTGCAGAGGGCTTCAGAGGTACTGTCTGTTTACTGGGAGCTGGTTACGACGAGCGACACACCAGTAGACTGGAGATGCCAACATGAATACACAGAAGTCTTTGGCTCTACTACAGAGCTATCCACAGAGTCACCAACACAACACTTTACAG ACAGTTATGGTAGGAAGTCAGTGAAGGCCTCTCAAAGAAGACCGGTCAGAGACCTGTACAAGCTCGGCTTCATCATCGCCTCCATCTGCGGAGGACTGCTGTTCATACTCACTCTCTACTGTCTCATCACACAAAAG AAAACCCACATTCATCACAGATCAAGATCATATACAAACACAAG CAGAGACCCGCAGGACATAGAGATGGAGCCACAATAA
- the csf1b gene encoding macrophage colony-stimulating factor 1b isoform X1, whose amino-acid sequence MCVTEESGTCFPLSNTYQMTILVSTLIQSKAKLQVKCLCVLMFLSFPLTMAEVPGPCRHSITREHLLTVGHLMDNQLRSGCSITYTFIEQRSLSKCCFVKAALPWILELLTTHFKYSRGSVNDGYVQSLRALILNIYSQKCVPQINEEVEDKPESFEMLYRGSPSEALQRASEVLSVYWELVTTSDTPVDWRCQHEYTEVFGSTTELSTESPTQHFTDSYGRKSVKASQRRPVRDLYKLGFIIASICGGLLFILTLYCLITQKKTHIHHRSRSYTNTSRDPQDIEMEPQ is encoded by the exons atgtgtgtgacagaggagTCTGGTACGTGTTTTCCATTGTCAAACACGTACCAGATGACCATCCTTGTGTCAACCCTGATTCAGAGCAAAGCTAAG TTGCAGgttaagtgtctgtgtgtgcttaTGTTCCTGAGCTTCCCTCTGACTATGGCTGAGGTCCCTGGTCCATGCAGACACTCCATCACTAGGGAGCACCTGCTGACAGTCGGGCATCTG ATGGATAACCAGTTGAGAAGTGGGTGCTCGATAACCTACACATTCATAGAACAGAGAAGTTTG AGCAAATGTTGCTTTGTAAAAGCTGCTTTACCCTGGATCCTGGAGCTCCTCACCACCCACTTCAAATATAGCAGAGGTTCAGTCAATGATGGCTACGTTCAGTCCTTGAGAGCTCTCATCCTTAACATCTACTCTCAGAAATGTGTGCCTCAGATTAATGAAGAGGTTGAG GATAAGCCAGAGAGTTTCGAAATGCTCTACAGAGGGTCTCCTTCAGAGGCCCTGCAGAGGGCTTCAGAGGTACTGTCTGTTTACTGGGAGCTGGTTACGACGAGCGACACACCAGTAGACTGGAGATGCCAACATGAATACACAGAAGTCTTTGGCTCTACTACAGAGCTATCCACAGAGTCACCAACACAACACTTTACAG ACAGTTATGGTAGGAAGTCAGTGAAGGCCTCTCAAAGAAGACCGGTCAGAGACCTGTACAAGCTCGGCTTCATCATCGCCTCCATCTGCGGAGGACTGCTGTTCATACTCACTCTCTACTGTCTCATCACACAAAAG AAAACCCACATTCATCACAGATCAAGATCATATACAAACACAAG CAGAGACCCGCAGGACATAGAGATGGAGCCACAATAA